Proteins found in one Hypericibacter terrae genomic segment:
- a CDS encoding SH3-like domain-containing protein: MTASRFRAGDPVRVRRAFPPGHIRTPIYIRGASGVIERDCGDCINAEERAFGRPGLPGLPLYRVRFRQHEIWPDYAGPAGDSIEIELYANWLEPA, translated from the coding sequence ATGACGGCGTCACGCTTCCGCGCGGGCGACCCGGTGCGCGTGCGCCGCGCCTTTCCGCCTGGCCACATCCGGACGCCGATCTATATCCGTGGAGCCAGCGGCGTGATCGAGCGCGATTGCGGCGATTGCATCAATGCCGAGGAGCGCGCCTTCGGGCGCCCGGGGCTGCCCGGGCTGCCGCTCTATCGCGTGCGCTTCCGGCAGCATGAGATCTGGCCGGACTATGCGGGCCCCGCCGGCGACAGCATCGAGATCGAACTCTATGCCAACTGGCTCGAGCCGGCCTGA
- a CDS encoding YkvA family protein yields the protein MTTDTPTAADVGAVATSTALTPYDPAKFQRDQARVSRGFWTKLRRVAGKLPFLDMLLAAYYCALDPATPLRAKATLMGALAYFVLPVDLIPDFLTGIGFVDDGTVLYAAIRAVTEHIKPAHRERAKDLIQRKLVDAGKPPAA from the coding sequence ATGACCACGGACACGCCCACAGCCGCCGATGTCGGCGCGGTCGCGACCAGCACCGCCCTGACGCCCTACGATCCCGCGAAGTTCCAGCGCGACCAGGCCCGCGTGTCCCGGGGCTTCTGGACCAAGCTGCGGCGCGTCGCGGGCAAGCTGCCTTTTCTCGACATGCTGCTGGCGGCCTATTACTGCGCGCTCGATCCGGCGACGCCGCTGCGGGCCAAGGCGACCCTCATGGGTGCGCTCGCCTATTTCGTCCTGCCGGTCGATCTGATTCCGGATTTCCTCACCGGCATCGGCTTCGTCGATGACGGCACCGTGCTCTATGCCGCGATCCGCGCCGTCACCGAGCATATCAAGCCGGCCCATCGCGAGCGCGCCAAGGATCTCATCCAGCGCAAGCTGGTCGACGCCGGCAAGCCGCCCGCCGCCTGA
- a CDS encoding class I SAM-dependent methyltransferase translates to MSSHHLTWLKIWIRNPMKLGAIVPSSRELALAMARLVPTDRKGPVVELGGGTGVITRGLIETGIAPEDLIVIERDPTLHALLHKQFPTARIILGDATELSRLLAPMHLPPVRAVVSGLPLLSMSKPVQQKIVEEAIKVVGKEGPIIQFTYGPFSPIARRRFGLVGRVAERVFANLPPASVWEYRRGGAV, encoded by the coding sequence ATGTCGTCACATCATCTGACCTGGCTCAAAATCTGGATTCGCAACCCGATGAAGCTGGGTGCCATCGTGCCCTCGAGCCGCGAGCTGGCCCTGGCGATGGCGCGGCTGGTGCCGACCGATCGCAAGGGCCCGGTGGTCGAGCTGGGCGGCGGCACCGGCGTCATCACCCGCGGCCTGATCGAAACCGGCATCGCGCCCGAGGACCTGATCGTGATCGAGCGCGATCCGACCCTGCATGCGCTGTTGCATAAACAGTTCCCGACCGCGCGCATCATCCTGGGCGATGCCACCGAGCTGTCGCGGCTGCTGGCGCCGATGCATCTGCCGCCGGTGCGCGCGGTGGTGTCGGGCCTGCCGCTGCTCTCGATGAGCAAGCCGGTGCAGCAGAAGATCGTCGAGGAGGCGATCAAGGTGGTCGGCAAGGAGGGGCCGATCATCCAATTCACCTACGGCCCCTTCTCGCCGATCGCGCGCCGCCGCTTCGGCCTGGTCGGCCGCGTCGCGGAACGCGTCTTCGCGAACCTGCCGCCGGCGAGCGTGTGGGAATATCGGCGGGGCGGCGCGGTTTAG
- a CDS encoding DUF1127 domain-containing protein encodes MMTESLDCRLGTEASRNQDRSLSLKAADLDRTTIHRVGEWLVRVTDSLLSWQYRAHERSHLMTLDDRMLRDIGLARADVENEAAKPFWRP; translated from the coding sequence ATGATGACCGAATCTCTGGATTGCCGGTTAGGGACCGAGGCCAGTCGGAATCAGGACCGTTCCCTTTCCCTGAAAGCCGCCGACCTGGATCGGACCACTATCCATCGGGTCGGCGAATGGCTGGTCCGGGTGACCGACTCGCTCCTGTCCTGGCAGTACCGGGCCCATGAGCGCTCCCACCTCATGACCCTGGACGACCGCATGTTGCGCGATATCGGGCTCGCGCGGGCCGATGTGGAGAACGAGGCCGCGAAGCCCTTCTGGCGTCCCTGA
- a CDS encoding transcriptional regulator GcvA yields MVERLPPLKSIQYFASAARLLSFSRAADELHVTHSAVSHQIKALEEWLGVRLFRRANRQVILTDAGQAYLKPVMEAFDRLGEASRQLKRRESAGPLTVSTLPSFAAKWLVPRLRTFRQEYPDIDVRITASEKLVDFARDDIDLAIRYGRGNWPDLLVDKLMRHDWFPVCSPALLTGTPPLQKPEDLANHTLLIDYDWREDAWAAWLTAAGVGQIRPNRTLAFNYSNLMIQAAIDGLGVALSPGALVSDDLAAGRLIRPFKTSLSTDYGYYLVAPAGAFERPKLAAFRDWIRREAAAAAGG; encoded by the coding sequence ATGGTCGAGCGGCTGCCACCGTTGAAATCGATCCAATATTTCGCCTCCGCCGCCCGGCTTCTCTCCTTCAGCCGGGCGGCCGACGAACTCCATGTCACCCACAGCGCCGTCAGCCATCAGATCAAGGCGCTGGAGGAGTGGCTGGGGGTGCGCCTGTTCCGGCGCGCCAACCGCCAGGTGATCCTGACCGACGCGGGCCAGGCCTATCTGAAGCCGGTGATGGAGGCCTTCGACCGGCTGGGCGAGGCCTCGCGCCAGTTGAAGCGGCGCGAGAGCGCGGGGCCCTTGACGGTCAGCACGCTGCCTTCCTTCGCGGCGAAATGGCTGGTGCCGCGCCTGCGCACCTTCCGCCAGGAATATCCCGACATCGATGTCCGCATCACCGCGAGCGAGAAGCTGGTCGATTTCGCGCGCGACGATATCGATCTCGCGATCCGCTACGGGCGCGGCAACTGGCCCGATCTTCTGGTCGACAAGCTGATGCGCCATGACTGGTTCCCGGTCTGCAGCCCGGCGCTCCTGACCGGAACGCCGCCGCTGCAGAAGCCCGAGGACCTCGCGAACCACACGCTCCTGATCGACTATGACTGGCGCGAGGATGCCTGGGCCGCCTGGCTCACGGCCGCGGGCGTGGGACAGATCCGTCCCAATCGCACGCTCGCCTTCAACTATTCGAACCTGATGATCCAGGCGGCGATCGACGGGCTGGGCGTGGCGCTCTCGCCGGGGGCCCTGGTCAGCGACGATCTCGCCGCCGGCCGCCTGATCCGGCCCTTCAAGACCAGCCTCTCGACCGATTACGGCTACTACCTCGTGGCGCCGGCGGGCGCCTTCGAGCGGCCCAAGCTCGCGGCCTTCCGCGACTGGATCCGGCGCGAGGCCGCCGCGGCCGCCGGCGGCTGA
- a CDS encoding DinB family protein, with protein sequence MADLPYFRRLARYNGWANRRLYLACADLSPAEWAAPRAGFFPSLQKTLNHILVGDRVWLSRFEQVELPHRRLDEVPYPEFSALKAAREAEDERIVTYTSGLDSERLEGDLAYRNMAGEFQVTPLRWSLAHFFNHQTHHRGQAHAMLSSTDVKPPSLDMIVFLREELAS encoded by the coding sequence GTGGCAGACCTTCCCTACTTCCGCCGGCTGGCCCGCTATAACGGATGGGCCAACCGGCGGCTTTATTTGGCCTGCGCCGATCTCTCGCCCGCCGAATGGGCGGCCCCCCGCGCAGGATTTTTCCCGTCGTTGCAGAAAACGCTGAACCACATCCTGGTCGGCGACCGGGTCTGGCTGTCCCGCTTCGAGCAGGTCGAGTTGCCCCATCGCCGCCTCGACGAGGTGCCCTATCCGGAATTTTCCGCGTTGAAGGCGGCGCGCGAGGCCGAGGACGAACGGATTGTCACCTACACATCGGGACTGGATTCCGAGCGCCTCGAGGGCGATCTGGCCTATCGCAACATGGCCGGCGAGTTCCAGGTGACCCCGCTGCGCTGGAGCCTGGCGCATTTCTTCAATCACCAGACCCATCATCGGGGACAGGCCCACGCCATGCTCTCGAGCACGGATGTGAAGCCGCCCTCGCTGGACATGATCGTCTTCCTGCGGGAAGAACTGGCGAGCTGA
- a CDS encoding nitrile hydratase, translated as MATVPSDDVPELARGIHDMGGLPGGAVDRHEHAVTLWEKRVDALLVLLTRKGVFSVDELRNAIERLGAEAYTSLSYYERWTASIAWNLMQRGVIQADELGKRMAEIEAEGRQ; from the coding sequence ATGGCGACTGTTCCCAGCGACGACGTCCCGGAGCTTGCGCGCGGGATCCACGATATGGGCGGACTTCCCGGCGGTGCCGTCGATCGCCATGAGCATGCGGTCACGCTGTGGGAGAAGCGGGTCGATGCGCTCCTGGTGCTCTTGACGCGCAAAGGCGTCTTCAGCGTCGACGAGCTGCGGAACGCGATCGAGCGGCTGGGTGCGGAGGCTTACACCTCCCTGTCCTATTACGAGCGCTGGACCGCCTCGATCGCCTGGAACCTGATGCAGCGCGGCGTCATCCAGGCCGACGAGCTCGGCAAGCGCATGGCCGAGATCGAAGCGGAAGGCCGGCAATGA
- a CDS encoding DMT family transporter — translation MTRSSITRRIMGLPLPLPAFASQLAEAAGRLPQPVRAILWMLVACLLFAILNAFIREASRAMHPFQAVFFRNLFGLLFMLPWIKTAGLESLNRHRMKLYLGRTAVGLLSMFAWFWALKLLPFAEAIALSFASPLFATLLAAMFLGEQVRIRRWTAILVGFAGVLVILRPGADAFSAGALFALASAALGACGIIFTKQLVRSESTTAVVTIMVLIQTPMALIPALFVWEWPAASLWPMLLTMGLAGSLGHMSFVRALRLAEASSLMPYDYARLVFAAIIGWLFFAEVPDNWTWVGSAIIAAAAVYIARREVKLKAMPAAALASSLPDEPPAIVTKPPIVTKTGPAA, via the coding sequence GTGACCAGGTCTTCGATCACGCGTCGCATCATGGGCCTGCCGCTTCCCCTTCCCGCCTTTGCGTCCCAGCTCGCCGAGGCGGCCGGCCGGCTGCCACAGCCGGTCCGCGCCATCCTGTGGATGCTGGTCGCCTGCCTGCTGTTCGCGATCCTCAACGCCTTCATCCGCGAAGCCTCGCGGGCGATGCACCCGTTCCAGGCAGTGTTCTTCCGCAACCTGTTCGGGCTGCTCTTCATGCTGCCCTGGATCAAGACCGCGGGGCTCGAATCGCTCAATCGCCATCGCATGAAGCTTTATCTCGGCCGCACCGCGGTCGGGCTCCTCTCCATGTTCGCCTGGTTCTGGGCATTGAAACTCTTGCCCTTCGCCGAGGCGATCGCGCTCAGCTTCGCCTCGCCGCTCTTCGCCACGCTGCTGGCGGCGATGTTCCTGGGCGAGCAGGTGCGGATCCGGCGCTGGACCGCGATCCTGGTGGGCTTCGCCGGCGTGCTGGTGATCCTGCGCCCCGGCGCCGACGCCTTCAGCGCCGGGGCCCTGTTCGCGCTGGCCTCGGCGGCCTTGGGCGCCTGCGGCATCATCTTCACCAAGCAGCTCGTGCGCAGCGAATCCACCACCGCGGTCGTCACCATCATGGTGCTGATCCAGACGCCGATGGCGCTCATCCCCGCGCTCTTCGTCTGGGAGTGGCCCGCGGCCTCGCTCTGGCCGATGCTGCTGACGATGGGCCTGGCCGGCTCGCTCGGGCATATGAGCTTCGTGCGCGCGCTGCGCCTGGCCGAAGCTTCCTCGTTGATGCCCTACGATTATGCGCGCCTCGTCTTCGCTGCCATCATCGGCTGGCTCTTCTTCGCCGAGGTGCCGGACAACTGGACCTGGGTCGGCAGCGCCATCATCGCCGCGGCCGCGGTCTATATCGCGCGGCGCGAGGTCAAGCTCAAAGCCATGCCGGCTGCAGCCCTCGCTTCGTCCCTGCCGGACGAGCCGCCCGCGATCGTCACCAAGCCCCCGATCGTCACGAAGACCGGGCCCGCCGCATGA
- a CDS encoding NADPH:quinone oxidoreductase family protein encodes MRVIEARAWGGLDQLALAERPDLPAPDNDQVAIEVAACGLNFADSLIIAGKYQERPLPPFVPGFEVAGRVKAVGAHVRRVKAGDRVMAVVDHGGFAEQAVAREIDCFPIPPEMDFVTAAGFAIAYGTSHGALEWRAHIKPGETLLVLGASGGVGLTGVEIGKAMGASVIACAGGPEKLAIAKAHGADHLIDYRAETLRQRIKEICEGGGVDVVYDPVGGELFDQALKCTNWGGRLLIVGFAGGGVPQIPANYLLVKNLAAMGIYWGSYRRKQPQLVEASFRQLFAWHREGKLKPLISHRFDLAEAATALELLTSRRATGKVVLTTGRG; translated from the coding sequence ATGCGTGTCATCGAGGCACGGGCCTGGGGCGGTCTCGATCAACTGGCGCTCGCCGAGCGGCCGGATCTGCCAGCCCCGGACAACGATCAGGTAGCGATCGAGGTCGCCGCCTGCGGACTCAATTTCGCCGACTCGCTCATCATCGCCGGCAAATATCAGGAGCGGCCGCTGCCGCCCTTCGTGCCGGGATTCGAGGTGGCCGGCCGCGTCAAGGCGGTCGGCGCCCATGTGCGCCGCGTGAAGGCGGGCGATCGGGTCATGGCCGTGGTCGATCATGGCGGCTTCGCCGAGCAGGCCGTGGCGCGCGAGATCGACTGCTTCCCGATTCCGCCCGAGATGGATTTCGTCACGGCCGCGGGCTTCGCCATCGCCTATGGCACCTCGCATGGCGCGCTCGAATGGCGCGCCCATATCAAGCCCGGCGAGACCCTGCTGGTGCTGGGCGCCTCGGGCGGCGTCGGGCTGACCGGGGTCGAGATCGGCAAGGCGATGGGGGCAAGCGTGATCGCCTGCGCCGGCGGGCCGGAGAAGCTCGCCATCGCCAAGGCCCATGGCGCCGATCATCTGATCGATTATCGCGCCGAGACCCTGCGCCAGCGCATCAAGGAGATCTGCGAGGGCGGCGGCGTCGATGTGGTCTATGACCCGGTCGGCGGCGAGCTGTTCGACCAGGCGCTCAAATGCACCAACTGGGGCGGGCGCCTCCTGATCGTGGGCTTCGCCGGCGGCGGCGTGCCGCAGATCCCGGCCAATTATCTGCTGGTGAAGAATCTGGCGGCGATGGGCATCTATTGGGGCTCCTATCGCCGCAAGCAGCCGCAACTGGTGGAGGCTTCGTTCCGCCAGCTCTTCGCCTGGCACCGCGAGGGCAAGCTCAAGCCGCTCATCTCCCATCGCTTCGATCTGGCGGAGGCGGCGACGGCGCTCGAGCTGCTGACCTCGCGGCGCGCTACGGGCAAGGTGGTCCTGACCACCGGCCGCGGCTGA
- the nthA gene encoding nitrile hydratase subunit alpha encodes MTQSHPHDHDHDHHDGEGGAPHRHPTQSDDPPPTGYYQVMAVALRELLVEKGVLGADEIRAQIERMDMRGPHLGARVVAKAWTDPAYKARLLADGPKACAELGIELDGMRLTVVEDKPTLHNVIVCTLCSCYPRALLGLPPAWYKNADYRKRAVREPRAVLKEFGTELPASMEVRVHDSTAELRYIVLPLRPAGTEGWSEETLTGLVTRDAMIGVTLPKTV; translated from the coding sequence ATGACCCAGAGCCATCCGCATGATCACGACCATGATCATCACGACGGCGAAGGCGGCGCGCCGCATCGCCACCCGACGCAAAGCGACGATCCGCCGCCCACCGGCTATTACCAGGTGATGGCGGTGGCACTCCGCGAGTTGCTGGTCGAGAAGGGCGTGCTCGGCGCCGACGAGATCCGCGCCCAGATCGAGCGCATGGATATGCGGGGACCCCATCTGGGCGCGCGCGTGGTGGCCAAGGCCTGGACCGATCCCGCCTACAAGGCGCGCCTCCTGGCGGACGGCCCCAAGGCCTGCGCTGAGCTCGGCATCGAGCTCGACGGGATGCGCCTCACGGTCGTGGAGGACAAGCCTACCCTCCACAACGTGATCGTCTGCACCCTCTGCTCCTGCTATCCGCGCGCGCTTCTGGGCCTGCCACCCGCCTGGTACAAGAACGCCGATTACCGCAAGCGCGCCGTGCGCGAGCCGCGCGCTGTGCTCAAAGAATTCGGCACCGAGCTGCCGGCTTCCATGGAAGTGCGAGTCCATGATTCGACGGCGGAGCTGCGCTACATCGTGCTGCCGCTGAGGCCCGCCGGCACCGAAGGTTGGAGCGAGGAGACGCTCACAGGCCTCGTCACGCGCGACGCGATGATCGGGGTCACGCTGCCGAAGACAGTCTGA
- a CDS encoding DMT family transporter, whose product MRVVPVSVEQRWMALSGNLRGALWMIGSGVIFTFMAIAIKLLGHRLDSFQIAFFRCLIGFIAILPLVAAYGIEVLQTRSLKIHALRGLFGLIAMFASYYAIARIPLASYTALSFTKPLFSTILAVVILHEIVRWRRWSATAVGFIGVLVMVRPGAETFNSAALFALADSLSIAFLVTLIKRLPPGETPLGMMFYFGVFSTIAALPPALYVWQWPTTAEWGLLVFIGILGALSQSFWIRAYRAGEASIVAPFDYLRLLFAGIAGYLAFAETVDLWTVLGAAIIVVSTVYIARREARLPRAQAKARIEAKAVEEAR is encoded by the coding sequence ATGAGGGTCGTCCCCGTCTCGGTCGAGCAGCGCTGGATGGCGCTCTCGGGCAATCTGCGCGGCGCGCTCTGGATGATCGGGTCCGGCGTCATCTTCACCTTCATGGCGATCGCGATCAAACTGCTCGGCCATCGGCTCGACAGTTTCCAGATCGCCTTCTTCCGCTGCCTGATCGGCTTCATCGCCATCCTGCCCTTGGTGGCTGCCTATGGCATCGAGGTGCTGCAGACGCGCTCGCTCAAGATCCATGCGCTGCGCGGTCTCTTCGGCCTCATCGCCATGTTCGCGAGCTATTACGCGATCGCGCGCATTCCGCTCGCGTCCTACACCGCGCTCAGCTTCACCAAGCCGCTGTTCTCCACCATTCTCGCCGTCGTCATCTTGCATGAAATCGTGCGCTGGCGGCGCTGGAGCGCGACCGCGGTCGGGTTCATCGGCGTTCTGGTGATGGTGCGGCCGGGGGCCGAGACCTTCAACAGCGCCGCCCTCTTCGCGCTTGCGGATTCGCTCTCGATCGCCTTCCTGGTGACGCTGATCAAGCGCCTGCCGCCGGGCGAGACGCCGCTCGGGATGATGTTCTATTTCGGCGTCTTCTCGACCATCGCGGCGCTGCCGCCGGCCCTCTACGTCTGGCAATGGCCGACGACGGCGGAATGGGGGCTGCTGGTCTTCATCGGAATCCTGGGGGCCCTGTCGCAGTCCTTCTGGATCCGCGCCTATCGTGCCGGGGAGGCTTCGATCGTCGCCCCCTTCGATTATCTGCGGCTGCTCTTCGCCGGTATCGCGGGCTATCTCGCCTTCGCCGAGACCGTGGATCTCTGGACGGTGCTGGGGGCCGCGATCATCGTGGTCTCGACCGTCTATATCGCGCGGCGCGAGGCGCGGCTGCCGCGCGCGCAGGCCAAGGCCCGGATCGAAGCGAAGGCCGTCGAAGAGGCGAGGTGA
- a CDS encoding acetoacetate--CoA ligase: MTSSTPTPDADRPIWRPSAERLAAANLTGFRTRVEARWKVELPDFDALWRWSVAHRDQFWLSVWEETGIVGDGPGKTALKDGDRMPGAKFFPEAKVNYAENLLRQRDEGDALVFWGEDRVKRRMSRRELYDLVSRLAAAMRAMGIKPGDRVAGFVPNMPETIAATLATASIGAIWSSCSPDFGAQGVIDRFGQIEPKLLFAADGYFYGGKAFDCLARVAEFLPRLPSVERVVVFPYAGGGTMPAKAVTLADFVAPHKAETIRFERLPFDHPLFIMYSSGTTGVPKCIVHGAGGTLIQHLKEHRLHSDIREGTRMFYFTTCGWMMWNWLVTGLASGATLLLYDGSPFHPTGNILFDFAAAERCDFFGTSAKFIDACNKAGLKPIETHDLKALKTIASTGSPLLPEGFDYVYSHIKRDVCLSSISGGTDIVSCFVLGNPTGSVWRGEIQARGLGMGVEVWNDEGKPVVAEKGELVCTKAFPSMPVGFWNDADGAKYRKAYFERFDNIWCHGDYAEITRHGGMIIYGRSDAVLNPGGVRIGTAEIYRQVEQLPEVIESIVIGQDWEGDVRVVLFVRLKEGLTLDAALTDKIKRQIRANTTPRHVPARILQVTDIPRTKSGKITELAVRDMVHGRAIKNKEALANPEALELYKDRAELRE, translated from the coding sequence ATGACCTCCTCGACCCCGACTCCCGATGCCGACCGCCCGATCTGGCGCCCCAGCGCGGAACGGCTGGCCGCGGCCAACCTGACGGGGTTCCGGACCCGGGTCGAGGCGCGCTGGAAGGTGGAGCTGCCCGATTTCGACGCGCTCTGGCGCTGGTCGGTGGCCCATCGCGACCAGTTCTGGCTCTCGGTCTGGGAGGAGACGGGGATCGTCGGCGACGGTCCGGGCAAGACGGCGCTGAAGGATGGCGACCGCATGCCAGGCGCCAAGTTCTTCCCCGAGGCCAAGGTGAACTATGCCGAGAACCTGCTGCGCCAGCGCGACGAGGGCGACGCGCTGGTGTTCTGGGGCGAGGATCGCGTCAAGCGGCGGATGAGCCGGCGCGAGCTCTACGATCTGGTGTCGCGGCTGGCGGCCGCCATGCGCGCCATGGGCATCAAGCCGGGCGACCGGGTCGCGGGCTTCGTACCCAACATGCCCGAGACCATCGCGGCCACGCTGGCCACCGCCTCGATCGGCGCGATCTGGTCCTCCTGCTCGCCCGATTTCGGGGCGCAAGGCGTGATCGACCGGTTCGGCCAGATCGAGCCCAAGCTGCTCTTCGCCGCCGACGGCTATTTCTACGGCGGCAAGGCGTTCGACTGCCTGGCGCGGGTGGCCGAGTTCCTGCCGCGGCTGCCCTCGGTCGAGCGCGTCGTGGTGTTCCCCTATGCCGGCGGCGGCACGATGCCGGCCAAGGCCGTCACGCTCGCGGACTTCGTGGCGCCGCATAAGGCCGAGACCATCCGCTTCGAGCGGCTGCCCTTCGACCACCCGCTCTTCATCATGTATTCCTCAGGCACGACCGGCGTGCCGAAATGCATCGTCCATGGCGCCGGCGGCACGCTGATCCAGCATCTCAAGGAGCATCGCCTCCATAGCGACATACGCGAAGGCACGCGCATGTTCTATTTCACCACCTGCGGCTGGATGATGTGGAACTGGCTCGTCACGGGCCTGGCCTCTGGCGCCACCCTGCTGCTCTATGACGGCTCGCCCTTCCATCCGACCGGCAACATCCTGTTCGATTTCGCCGCCGCCGAGCGCTGCGATTTCTTCGGCACCTCGGCCAAATTCATCGATGCCTGCAACAAAGCGGGGCTGAAACCGATCGAGACGCATGACCTGAAGGCGCTCAAGACCATCGCCTCCACCGGCTCGCCGCTGCTGCCCGAGGGCTTCGACTATGTCTACTCGCACATCAAGAGGGACGTCTGCCTGTCCTCGATCTCGGGCGGCACCGACATCGTCTCCTGCTTCGTGCTGGGCAACCCGACCGGATCCGTCTGGCGCGGCGAGATCCAGGCGCGGGGCTTGGGCATGGGCGTCGAGGTCTGGAACGACGAAGGCAAGCCCGTCGTCGCCGAGAAGGGCGAGCTGGTCTGCACCAAGGCTTTCCCCTCGATGCCGGTCGGGTTCTGGAACGATGCCGACGGGGCCAAATACCGGAAGGCCTATTTCGAGCGCTTCGACAACATCTGGTGCCATGGCGACTATGCCGAGATCACGCGCCATGGCGGCATGATCATCTATGGCCGCTCCGACGCCGTGCTTAATCCCGGCGGCGTGCGCATCGGCACCGCCGAGATCTATCGCCAGGTCGAGCAGCTGCCCGAGGTGATCGAGAGCATCGTCATCGGCCAGGATTGGGAAGGCGACGTGCGGGTCGTGCTGTTCGTGCGGCTCAAGGAAGGCCTCACGCTCGATGCGGCGCTGACCGACAAGATCAAGCGCCAGATCCGCGCCAACACCACGCCGCGCCATGTCCCGGCGCGCATCCTCCAGGTCACCGACATCCCGCGCACCAAGAGCGGCAAGATCACCGAGCTCGCCGTCCGCGACATGGTCCATGGCCGCGCCATCAAGAACAAGGAAGCGCTGGCGAACCCGGAGGCGCTGGAGCTTTACAAGGACCGGGCGGAGCTGCGGGAGTAG
- a CDS encoding class I SAM-dependent methyltransferase — MTDDRVREQYEAYPYPPRDPRDETKRLIEGSPSHRLEIDHYLFAGQRDWQLPFRALVAGGGTGDGLVMLAQQLADIGCPAEIHYLDLSHASRNIAEARIRTRELRSVTFHAAAIEDLPRLGLGEFDYIDCCGVLHHLADPLAGLRILREALSPEGGIGLMVYGELGRSGVYPMQDLLRMLGENDPAEKRIETAKRLLRQLPATNLFARNPVLGDHLQAGDAGIHDLLLHARDRAYRVGELVALIDAAGLAPTALIEPWRYDPASYLADPKLLTPLNALDRWQRAAAAELLAGNLKTHIAYAVPKGRATLAVADAEDPAAVPVLKDGNGVELARGLRPGGKLTVKADGYEARFPTSTGTGPILALIDGQRSIALIGALLAEQDPKRWTPVHFAAEFAATYRLFNALNRLFLTRAR; from the coding sequence ATGACCGACGATCGCGTGCGCGAGCAATATGAAGCCTATCCCTACCCGCCGCGCGATCCGCGCGACGAGACGAAACGGCTGATCGAAGGCTCGCCCAGCCATCGTCTCGAGATCGATCACTATCTCTTCGCCGGCCAGCGCGACTGGCAGCTTCCCTTCCGGGCACTGGTGGCGGGCGGCGGCACCGGCGACGGACTCGTGATGCTGGCGCAGCAACTGGCCGACATCGGTTGTCCCGCCGAGATCCACTATCTCGATCTGAGCCATGCCTCGCGCAACATCGCCGAGGCCCGCATCCGCACGCGCGAGCTTCGCAGCGTGACGTTCCATGCGGCGGCGATCGAGGATCTGCCGCGACTGGGGCTGGGCGAATTCGACTACATCGATTGCTGCGGCGTGCTGCATCATCTGGCCGATCCGCTGGCCGGTCTGCGCATCCTTCGCGAGGCGCTGTCGCCGGAGGGCGGCATCGGCCTCATGGTCTATGGCGAGCTGGGACGCTCGGGCGTCTATCCGATGCAGGATCTCCTGCGGATGCTGGGCGAGAACGATCCCGCCGAGAAGCGCATCGAGACCGCCAAGCGCCTGCTGCGGCAATTGCCCGCGACCAACCTGTTCGCGCGCAATCCCGTGCTCGGCGATCACCTGCAGGCGGGCGATGCCGGCATCCACGATCTGCTGCTGCATGCGCGCGACCGCGCCTATCGCGTGGGCGAGCTGGTGGCGCTGATCGATGCCGCCGGCCTGGCGCCGACCGCGCTGATCGAGCCCTGGCGCTACGATCCCGCCAGCTATCTCGCCGATCCGAAGCTGCTGACCCCCTTGAACGCGCTCGACCGTTGGCAACGCGCGGCCGCGGCCGAGCTGCTCGCCGGCAATCTCAAGACCCATATCGCCTATGCCGTGCCGAAGGGACGCGCGACCCTGGCCGTCGCCGATGCCGAGGACCCGGCCGCGGTGCCGGTCCTCAAGGACGGCAACGGCGTCGAGCTGGCGCGGGGGTTGCGGCCGGGCGGGAAGCTCACCGTCAAGGCCGACGGCTATGAGGCCCGCTTCCCGACCTCGACCGGAACGGGTCCGATCCTGGCACTGATCGACGGGCAGCGCTCCATCGCCCTGATCGGCGCCCTCCTGGCGGAGCAGGATCCCAAGCGCTGGACACCGGTCCATTTCGCCGCCGAGTTCGCCGCCACCTACAGGCTTTTCAATGCGTTGAACCGCTTGTTCCTGACCCGCGCCCGGTGA